One region of Wyeomyia smithii strain HCP4-BCI-WySm-NY-G18 chromosome 3, ASM2978416v1, whole genome shotgun sequence genomic DNA includes:
- the LOC129728131 gene encoding uncharacterized protein LOC129728131 has protein sequence MNKENPQHNLNEDADKTKYHCAHCDQPENDELQMAFCDHCQNGYHYSCVDGPTTENDDEEWMCPLCRKSDTDNPDPEDEEIAAAIKAVELERERQRNRQAQKLKLAQMQMELEKEKLEMQWDTEKKILEMKIKAETDFNRNHKAERKELQKELKKLTKQRLRKEKSTNKSGTVGKKEETSNPTDFRDGNVSNSTPILQAGASETQIRKTKFKQGSVVFGEKSKTSVGENSSFEAESEDGSSAELSDDSSSTESSENSSSTESESEEKGSKKKKSVRAGPTKAQMTARQFLSRKLPAFTGRPEEWPIFFSSYQTSTKACGFSNLENLARLQECLKGAARDAVSSRLLLPDAVPQVMETLRMLYGRPEQLLNTLLTKVRKADPPKSDKLSSFITYGVLVQQLCDHLEASKLMDHLVNPMLIRELVDKLPASTKIDWVRYKRQVTSVTLRTLADFLSDLVSAASEVVNYSETSPQASGGKTGKPKNNKGKEQESYVYTHSGSEVAAQNKKPERTPCAMCGETNHRLRNCDNFRKLSVPQRWEAVNKWELCPICLNAHGKAKCKLNIRCTAEGCSERHNRLLHPAEFQSSCNTHSALSKDSILFRMVPVKIFNGNNNVSTVAFLDEGSSYSLVDSYLTRKLQCNGITQPLRITWTAGVSRLEKDSQKIQLTISATGSNERFILQDVHTVNNLKLPTQAMSFADVAGKYRHLEGLPVTDYAASAPLLLIGLKHIELFAPLESRVGQPGEPIAVRSKLGWTIYGPQDSTQGEGFLAQHSCAGLSNAELHDLLKSQYTIEEKGFSADLMPESDDDRKAREMLEEKTVRVGDRFMTGLLFKEDNPTFPDSLPMALRRMKSLEKKMSKNPKLKAAVKQQIIQYLEKGYCHKATKEELASVIPGKVWYLPLNVVVNPKKDKIRLVLDAAAEVNGVSLNSKLLKGPDYLASLPSVIAKSREFLIGFGGDIREMFHQLKVRPEDRLAQLFVFGNEIYVMDCVIFGATCSPSMAMFVKDKNARDYAEQFPEAYDAIVHKHYVDDYFDSTDTVEKAVQRASEVRFVHSKGGFEIRGWVSNSLEFLERMGETEKKQAIHLDSANPERVLGIVWNTKDDVFTFTTKMRDSLMPYLYDGKVPTKRVVLSCVMSLFDPLGLLAPFTFFAKVLIQILWRKGCEWDQVIDGEALEGWKRWTSYLGAVEVVKIPRYYFGDGLALDYSTLQLHIFADTSENAYGCVGYFRILAGEVPRCALVQAKSKVAPIKQVSIPRLELMAAVQGVRLAENIKDNHSLNIEQVFYWTDSRTVHSWVVSDQRKYKAFVAFRIGEIISRSRPSEWRWVPTKLNVADQLTKWSNGPKLDSNSSWLRGPQFLYKPEAEWPLQQFKKPNVEDEMRATFLLHDVEVQGQLVDISRFSKWNVLIRTLACVNRFINNLRAPDKGR, from the coding sequence ATGAATAAGGAAAACCCGCAACATAACCTCAATGAAGATGCGGATAAGACCAAGTACCATTGTGCGCACTGTGACCAGCCGGAGAATGACGAGTTGCAAATGGCTTTCTGCGATCATTGCCAGAACGGCTACCACTACAGCTGCGTCGACGGTCCCACGACGGAAAATGACGATGAAGAGTGGATGTGCCCCCTGTGTCGAAAATCCGATACCGACAATCCTGATCCGGAAGATGAAGAGATTGCGGCAGCAATAAAAGCAGTAGAGCTGGAGAGGGAACGTCAGCGGAACCGTCAGGCCCAGAAATTGAAACTGGCCCAGATGCAGATGGAACTCGAAAAAGAGAAGCTGGAAATGCAATGGGACACTGAGAAGAAGATTCTTGAGATGAAGATCAAGGCGGAAACTGACTTCAATCGGAATCACAAGGCCGAACGTAAGGAGTTACAAAAGGAATTGAAAAAGTTGACCAAACAACGACTGCGGAAGGAGAAAAGTACGAATAAATCCGGCACCGTCGGGAAGAAAGAGGAAACGTCAAACCCTACAGATTTCCGCGACGGGAACGTTAGTAATTCAACTCCAATTCTGCAAGCTGGTGCTTCAGAAACGCAGATCAGGAAAACGAAATTTAAGCAGGGATCGGTAGTCTTCGGGGAAAAAAGTAAAACCTCAGTAGGGGAAAATAGCAGCTTCGAGGCCGAATCTGAAGACGGCAGTAGCGCCGAATTATCAGATGATAGCAGCAGTACCGAATCGTCTGAGAACAGCAGTAGCACCGAATCTGAATCCGAAGAAAAGGGGTCCAAAAAGAAGAAGAGTGTTAGAGCAGGTCCAACAAAGGCGCAGATGACCGCTCGTCAATTCTTGTCTCGAAAGCTTCCCGCGTTCACCGGCCGCCCGGAGGAATGGCCCATATTTTTCAGCAGTTATCAAACATCGACAAAAGCGTGTGGATTTTCGAACTTGGAAAATCTTGCCCGTCTTCAGGAGTGCTTGAAGGGTGCTGCCAGAGATGCGGTCAGCAGTCGTCTCCTGTTGCCGGATGCCGTGCCTCAAGTAATGGAGACGCTGCGTATGTTGTACGGACGTCCTGAGCAGCTTTTAAATACGCTTTTAACGAAAGTGCGGAAGGCTGATCCACCGAAATCGGACAAGCTGTCGTCGTTCATCACCTACGGGGTTCTCGTCCAACAGCTCTGCGACCACCTCGAAGCTTCGAAATTGATGGACCACTTAGTGAACCCGATGCTCATTCGGGAACTAGTGGATAAGCTGCCAGCGAGCACGAAAATTGACTGGGTACGGTATAAACGGCAAGTGACATCGGTGACGCTGAGGACATTGGCAGATTTTCTGTCAGATTTAGTTTCCGCTGCAAGCGAAGTGGTTAACTACTCGGAAACATCACCACAGGCCAGTGGTGGTAAAACGGGAAAGCCAAAGAACAACAAGGGTAAAGAGCAAGAGAGCTACGTTTACACGCATAGCGGGTCTGAAGTTGCCGCTCAAAACAAAAAACCGGAACGTACACCGTGTGCGATGTGTGGAGAAACCAATCATCGATTGCGGAATTGTGATAACTTTCGCAAACTCAGCGTACCACAACGGTGGGAAGCGGTTAACAAATGGGAGCTGTGTCCAATATGCCTCAATGCTCACGGAAAAGCGAAGTGTAAGCTGAATATTCGCTGTACCGCAGAAGGTTGCTCGGAACGCCACAATAGACTACTGCATCCTGCCGAGTTTCAGTCAAGCTGTAACACCCACAGCGCTTTATCCAAGGATTCGATCCTGTTTAGAATGGTGCCGGTTAAGATATTCAACGGGAATAACAACGTTTCGACAGTGGCGTTTCTAGACGAGGGGTCTTCGTATTCGTTAGTGGACAGTTATTTGACCAGAAAACTGCAGTGCAACGGTATCACCCAACCGCTCCGTATAACGTGGACCGCAGGGGTTTCTAGACTGGAGAAGGATTCGCAAAAAATCCAGCTGACGATCTCAGCTACTGGATCGAATGAAAGGTTTATCTTGCAGGATGTACACACCGTAAACAACCTGAAGTTGCCGACACAGGCCATGAGTTTCGCTGACGTAGCCGGAAAGTATCGTCATCTGGAAGGGTTGCCAGTGACCGATTACGCTGCATCTGCACCATTGCTTCTGATTGGACTCAAACATATCGAGCTTTTCGCCCCGTTGGAATCTCGCGTCGGTCAACCAGGCGAACCGATTGCCGTGCGCTCTAAACTTGGTTGGACGATCTACGGACCGCAAGACTCAACGCAAGGTGAGGGATTTCTAGCACAACACTCGTGTGCTGGATTATCGAATGCAGAGCTACACGATCTTCTCAAGTCACAGTACACCATCGAAGAAAAGGGCTTCTCGGCGGATTTGATGCCGGAATCAGACGATGATCGAAAAGCTCGGGAAATGCTGGAGGAGAAAACTGTTCGCGTCGGCGATAGGTTCATGACTGGACTGCTGTTCAAGGAAGACAACCCAACGTTTCCGGACAGCCTACCGATGGCACTGCGGCGCATGAAGAGCCTGGAGAAGAAAATGTCGAAAAACCCTAAGTTGAAAGCTGCAGTGAAACAACAAATAATCCAGTATCTGGAAAAAGGCTACTGTCATAAAGCAACGAAGGAGGAACTGGCATCTGTAATCCCTGGCAAGGTTTGGTACTTGCCGTTAAACGTTGTTGTCAATCCGAAAAAAGACAAGATTCGCTTGGTATTGGACGCGGCGGCCGAAGTGAATGGTGTGTCGCTCAACTCCAAGCTCCTGAAAGGGCCGGACTACTTGGCCTCTCTACCATCCGTGATCGCCAAATCTCGGGAGTTTCTCATCGGATTTGGAGGCGACATCCGTGAGATGTTTCACCAGCTCAAAGTTCGACCGGAGGACAGGCTGGCGCAACTGTTTGTATTTGGAAACGAAATCTACGTGATGGATTGTGTCATTTTTGGAGCCACCTGCTCTCCTAGTATGGCAATGTTCGTGAAAGACAAGAATGCTCGGGACTACGCTGAACAGTTCCCAGAAGCTTATGATGCAATCGTCCACAAGCACTATGTGGACGATTACTTCGATAGCACGGACACTGTCGAAAAGGCTGTCCAGCGGGCAAGCGAGGTAAGATTCGTTCACTCTAAAGGCGGTTTCGAAATCAGAGGCTGGGTGTCAAATTCTCTGGAATTTCTGGAACGCATGGGTGAAACGGAGAAGAAACAAGCAATTCATCTCGACTCGGCTAATCCGGAACGCGTTTTGGGGATAGTGTGGAACACAAAGGACGACGTCTTCACATTTACAACCAAGATGCGCGACTCGTTAATGCCATACCTGTACGATGGAAAGGTCCCTACGAAACGCGTAGTGCTTAGTTGCGTCATGAGTCTCTTTGACCCGCTAGGACTATTGGCGCCGTTCACATTTTTTGCGAAAGTGCTGATCCAGATCCTCTGGAGAAAAGGCTGCGAATGGGACCAAGTCATCGACGGAGAAGCGCTGGAGGGTTGGAAACGGTGGACGAGCTATTTGGGAGCTGTAGAAGTGGTAAAGATACCGCGGTACTACTTCGGCGACGGTCTTGCTCTCGACTACTCAACGCTGCAGCTGCACATTTTCGCAGATACAAGCGAGAATGCCTACGGCTGCGTAGGCTACTTCCGCATCTTAGCTGGGGAGGTCCCTCGATGTGCGTTGGTGCAAGCAAAATCAAAAGTCGCACCGATCAAGCAAGTGTCGATCCCGCGGCTGGAATTGATGGCGGCCGTACAAGGAGTTCGTCTTGCGGAAAACATCAAAGACAATCACAGTCTGAACATAGAACAAGTGTTCTACTGGACAGATTCACGCACCGTTCACTCATGGGTTGTTTCCGATCAAAGAAAATATAAGGCTTTCGTTGCATTTCGGATTGGAGAGATTATCAGCCGGTCGCGGCCATCAGAGTGGCGGTGGGTGCCCACTAAACTGAATGTTGCGGACCAACTAACGAAATGGAGCAATGGTCCGAAGCTTGATTCAAACAGTTCGTGGTTGCGGGGTCCGCAGTTTTTGTACAAACCAGAAGCTGAGTGGCCATTACAGCAATTCAAAAAACCGAATGTCGAAGATGAGATGCGAGCAACATTCCTGCTACACGACGTCGAAGTACAAGGTCAGTTGGTGGACATATCCAGATTTTCTAAGTGGAACGTGCTTATCAGAACGCTGGCATGTGTAAATAGGTTCATCAACAATCTGCGAGCGCCAGACAAGGGAAGGTGA
- the LOC129728128 gene encoding uncharacterized protein LOC129728128 — protein sequence MSLEKSSLLYKLSPILDEFDVIRMEGRLAMADFLPFELRYPIVLPRGHQITRKLLDHYHQKFGHAGRETVTNEVRQRFCIPHLRAEIKKVMDSCMWCKIKKCKPDTPRMAPLLTQRITPNRRPFSFSGVDFFGPLEVTVGRHVEKRWVALFTCLVTRAIHLEVAHSLSSQSCLMAIRRFACRRGMPAEFFSDNATNFVAASKEVMRNIVMSCSEAFTDARTKWNFIPPAAPHMGGAWERMVRSAKGALAALDDGRKLTDEVLLTVLAEAEDAINSRPLTYMPQAPDTVEALSPNHFLRGYPSGGTESYVIPANKAEALRDGYKRSQWLADKLWQRWLLEYLPLVNKRTKWYTDHEPIKVGIVVYLADNENRKTWIRGIVEQVIKGIDGRVRQAIVRTTNGVFKRPVAKIAVPEIESCKSGSNPESTPELRGGAVAAPLGALPDALSAPQL from the coding sequence ATGAGTCTGGAAAAAAGCAGTCTTCTCTACAAGCTGTCACCGATACTGGATGAGTTTGATGTAATACGAATGGAAGGACGGTTGGCCATGGCGGATTTCCTACCCTTCGAACTGCGTTACCCGATAGTGTTGCCAAGGGGCCATCAGATCACACGTAAACTTCTGGACCATTATCATCAAAAGTTCGGCCATGCAGGACGGGAGACGGTCACCAACGAAGTGCGACAGAGGTTCTGCATTCCGCATCTTCGAGCCGAAATAAAGAAGGTGATGGACAGTTGCATGTGGTGCAAAATTAAGAAATGCAAACCTGACACACCGAGAATGGCACCGTTACTAACACAACGTATAACGCCCAATCGTCGTCCGTTCAGCTTTAGTGGAGTCGACTTCTTCGGTCCCCTGGAGGTAACCGTCGGTCGGCATGTGGAGAAACGATGGGTGGCGTTGTTCACATGTCTCGTTACCAGAGCAATCCACCTAGAAGTGGCCCATAGTTTGTCAAGCCAGTCCTGCTTGATGGCAATAAGACGGTTTGCATGTCGACGGGGAATGCCTGCGGAGTTCTTCTCAGACAACGCGACCAATTTCGTAGCTGCGAGTAAAGAGGTGATGAGGAACATCGTGATGAGCTGTAGTGAAGCGTTCACGGACGCAAGAACTAAATGGAATTTCATTCCACCAGCGGCCCCCCATATGGGCGGGGCCTGGGAGAGAATGGTTCGATCTGCGAAGGGGGCTTTAGCGGCATTGGACGACGGAAGAAAACTCACCGACGAAGTATTGCTGACGGTTCTGGCTGAGGCGGAAGATGCGATCAACTCTAGACCGCTAACATATATGCCGCAGGCGCCGGATACGGTGGAGGCTTTGTCACCGAATCATTTTCTGCGAGGTTATCCATCAGGAGGAACAGAGTCGTACGTTATCCCCGCGAACAAAGCAGAAGCATTACGGGATGGTTACAAGCGGTCCCAGTGGTTGGCGGACAAGCTATGGCAGAGATGGTTGCTGGAGTATTTGCCGCTCGTCAACAAGCGTACGAAGTGGTACACAGATCATGAACCGATCAAAGTCGGCATTGTGGTCTATCTGGCGGACAACGAAAATAGGAAGACGTGGATCCGGGGAATCGTCGAGCAAGTCATAAAAGGCATCGACGGGCGCGTCAGACAGGCGATTGTACGAACAACCAACGGAGTCTTCAAACGTCCAGTGGCTAAGATAGCGGTGCCTGAAATTGAAAGCTGTAAGTCTGGCTCCAATCCGGAATCTACACCAGAATTACGGGGCGGGGCTGTTGCGGCACCACTGGGCGCACTGCCGGACGCCCTTAGCGCTCCCCAGCTGTGA